A genomic region of Streptosporangium lutulentum contains the following coding sequences:
- a CDS encoding discoidin domain-containing protein: MQRNARRVARTATLATITSTVVALASFAASASPITDAAGAATAEAATAAGGSGVTAGAADAGFTATVTSAKGAAAADDPTRPGWTLVHSEDFSAPLTGAAAPWVKETYANPFDTIMDDAGLWYRNDYGTPWTTAFNSFATYRKEFPVGQGGWLTASLSARDWNKDGVIESPPSITTASVGGANAAVLNVPDHTGGAIFRPTNKLPDRYRVEYKLKTIDFGGKRNGSIEYNGKVNGYGTQGCKTQHPWGEGSRSPGWSGNAAAPYCEWQDVRSGPYGYNGFHFMSIVDFANPAPRNNHFWHYRRKVLMDSFSQHPDRVGTGTGGRVCNSTTNQYYNYRDGNFNTVNMWISGLPNWNPGPGGLAGNSQWFMTSCSGGVAEQQLSSAAELQPELMPNQFYTFAIERDATGYTLEASGNFARVGQKTLRFHRPFIVGNAPIWHYNVKPGEYDGRYNATLVQNDVNGSASWPNQWPAGSQYPDYFVIGDLYTNVYEGSASLTDIRLYTPQVASGTNLALNKPATAGSQCAASEAPAKAVNGSWTAGNSDKWCALGAGKWLQVDLQSDAQVGRLVVRHSGAGGEKPSWNTRDFDIQVSTNGTTWSNVVSARGNTADVTTHTITPVTARYVRVNVLTPTSDSDTAARIFELEAYSS; encoded by the coding sequence ATGCAAAGGAATGCCAGAAGAGTCGCGCGCACGGCGACTCTCGCCACGATCACCTCAACCGTCGTCGCACTCGCCTCGTTCGCCGCCTCCGCCTCCCCCATTACGGACGCGGCGGGCGCGGCGACCGCCGAAGCCGCCACAGCCGCCGGGGGCTCCGGCGTCACGGCGGGGGCGGCGGACGCCGGGTTCACCGCGACGGTGACGTCCGCCAAGGGCGCCGCGGCCGCCGACGACCCCACCCGGCCCGGCTGGACCCTGGTCCACTCCGAGGACTTCTCGGCGCCGCTGACCGGGGCGGCGGCGCCGTGGGTCAAGGAGACCTACGCCAACCCGTTCGACACGATCATGGATGATGCCGGGCTGTGGTACCGCAACGACTACGGGACCCCGTGGACCACCGCCTTCAACTCCTTCGCCACCTACCGCAAGGAGTTCCCGGTCGGCCAGGGCGGCTGGCTGACGGCCTCGCTCTCGGCCCGCGACTGGAACAAGGACGGCGTCATCGAGTCGCCGCCGTCGATCACCACCGCGTCGGTGGGCGGCGCGAACGCGGCGGTGCTGAACGTGCCCGACCACACCGGCGGGGCGATCTTCCGGCCGACGAACAAGCTTCCCGACCGGTACCGCGTCGAGTACAAGCTCAAGACCATCGACTTCGGCGGCAAGCGGAACGGCTCGATCGAGTACAACGGCAAGGTCAACGGCTACGGCACCCAGGGGTGCAAGACGCAGCACCCCTGGGGTGAGGGTTCCAGGAGCCCCGGCTGGAGCGGGAACGCCGCCGCGCCCTACTGCGAGTGGCAGGACGTGCGGTCGGGCCCCTACGGCTACAACGGCTTCCACTTCATGTCGATCGTGGACTTCGCCAACCCCGCCCCGCGTAACAACCACTTCTGGCACTACCGCCGCAAGGTGCTGATGGACTCCTTCTCCCAGCACCCCGACCGGGTCGGCACCGGCACCGGCGGGCGGGTCTGCAACTCCACCACCAACCAGTACTACAACTACCGCGACGGCAACTTCAACACGGTCAACATGTGGATCAGCGGCCTGCCCAACTGGAACCCCGGGCCCGGCGGTCTCGCCGGCAACTCGCAGTGGTTCATGACGAGCTGCTCCGGCGGCGTCGCGGAGCAGCAGCTGTCGTCGGCGGCCGAGCTGCAGCCCGAGCTGATGCCGAATCAGTTCTACACCTTCGCCATCGAGCGTGACGCCACCGGTTACACCCTTGAGGCCAGCGGAAACTTCGCCCGCGTCGGGCAGAAGACGCTCCGCTTCCACCGCCCCTTCATCGTCGGCAACGCCCCGATCTGGCACTACAACGTCAAGCCCGGCGAGTACGACGGCCGCTACAACGCCACCCTCGTCCAGAACGACGTGAACGGCAGCGCGTCCTGGCCGAACCAGTGGCCGGCCGGCTCGCAGTATCCCGACTACTTCGTGATCGGCGACCTCTACACCAACGTCTACGAGGGCAGCGCGAGCCTGACGGACATCCGCCTCTACACACCCCAGGTGGCGAGCGGAACCAATCTGGCGCTGAACAAGCCCGCCACCGCCGGCAGCCAGTGCGCGGCCTCCGAGGCTCCCGCCAAGGCCGTCAACGGCAGCTGGACGGCCGGCAACTCCGACAAGTGGTGCGCGCTGGGCGCCGGCAAGTGGCTCCAGGTCGACCTGCAGTCCGACGCGCAGGTGGGACGCCTCGTGGTGCGCCACTCCGGGGCGGGCGGCGAGAAGCCGAGCTGGAACACCCGCGACTTCGACATCCAGGTCAGCACCAACGGCACCACCTGGAGCAACGTCGTGTCCGCCCGGGGCAACACCGCCGACGTCACCACCCACACCATCACCCCCGTCACCGCCCGGTACGTGCGCGTCAACGTGCTCACACCGACCAGTGACAGCGACACCGCCGCGCGGATCTTCGAACTGGAGGCCTACTCGAGCTGA
- a CDS encoding acyl-CoA carboxylase subunit beta — protein sequence MSQHSTAGKLADLQERLDEAVHAASARAAAKQHAKGRLSARERIERLLDEGSFVELDTLARHRSTAFGLEDNRPHGDGVVTGHGTIDGRHVCVFSQDFTVFGGSLGQVYGEKICKVMDLALKTGSPIIGINEGAGARIQEGVVSLGLYGEIFRRNVRASGVIPQISLIMGACAGGHVYSPALTDFTVMVDGSSHMFVTGPEVIKTVTGEDVTFEELGGARTHNTKSGNAHYLAHDEDDALDYVRALLSHLPDNNLDDPPVDGGPADLEISETDRALDTLIPDSANQPYDMHIVIESLLDDGAFLEVQALFAPNIIVGFGRVEGHAVGVVANQPMQLAGILDIDASEKAARFVRTCDAFNIPVLTLVDVPGFLPGTEQEWNGIIRRGAKLLYAYAEATVPLVTVITRKAYGGAYDVMGSKHLGADHNIAWPTAQIAVMGAQGAVNILYRKELASAADPQALRAKLVAEYEDTLANPYQAAERGYVDAVIAPRETRREIIRSLRLLRGKREALPPKKHGNIPL from the coding sequence ATGAGCCAGCACAGCACGGCCGGCAAACTCGCCGATCTCCAGGAACGCCTCGACGAGGCCGTACACGCCGCCTCCGCCCGAGCCGCCGCCAAGCAGCACGCCAAGGGCAGGCTCAGTGCCCGCGAACGCATCGAACGACTGCTGGACGAAGGCTCGTTCGTCGAGCTGGACACCCTGGCCCGCCACCGGAGCACGGCCTTCGGCCTGGAGGACAACCGCCCCCACGGCGACGGCGTCGTCACCGGCCACGGCACGATCGACGGCCGCCACGTGTGCGTCTTCTCCCAGGACTTCACCGTCTTCGGCGGCAGCCTGGGCCAGGTGTACGGCGAGAAGATCTGCAAGGTCATGGACCTGGCGCTCAAGACCGGGTCCCCCATCATCGGCATCAACGAGGGGGCGGGGGCGCGCATCCAGGAGGGCGTGGTCTCACTCGGCCTGTACGGCGAGATCTTCCGCCGCAACGTGCGCGCCTCCGGCGTGATCCCGCAGATCTCACTGATCATGGGCGCCTGCGCGGGCGGCCACGTCTACTCCCCCGCCCTCACCGACTTCACGGTCATGGTCGACGGCTCCTCGCACATGTTCGTCACCGGCCCCGAGGTCATCAAGACCGTCACCGGCGAGGACGTCACCTTCGAAGAGCTCGGCGGCGCCCGCACCCACAACACCAAGAGCGGCAACGCCCACTACCTGGCCCACGACGAGGACGACGCGCTCGACTACGTCAGGGCCCTGCTCTCCCACCTGCCGGACAACAACCTCGACGACCCGCCGGTCGACGGCGGCCCGGCCGACCTGGAGATCAGCGAGACCGACCGGGCGCTCGACACCCTGATCCCCGACTCGGCCAACCAGCCCTACGACATGCACATCGTCATCGAGTCGCTCCTCGACGACGGCGCGTTCCTGGAGGTGCAGGCGCTGTTCGCGCCCAACATCATCGTGGGCTTCGGGCGCGTCGAGGGCCACGCGGTAGGCGTGGTGGCCAACCAGCCGATGCAGCTGGCCGGCATCCTCGACATCGACGCCTCGGAGAAGGCCGCGCGGTTCGTGCGCACCTGCGACGCCTTCAACATCCCCGTGCTCACCCTCGTCGACGTGCCCGGTTTCCTGCCCGGCACCGAGCAGGAGTGGAACGGCATCATCCGCCGCGGCGCCAAGCTCCTGTACGCCTACGCCGAGGCCACCGTCCCCCTCGTCACCGTCATCACCCGCAAGGCCTACGGCGGCGCCTACGACGTCATGGGTTCCAAGCACCTCGGCGCCGATCACAACATCGCCTGGCCGACCGCGCAGATCGCGGTCATGGGCGCCCAGGGGGCGGTCAACATCCTCTACCGCAAGGAGCTGGCCTCGGCCGCCGACCCGCAGGCGCTGCGCGCCAAGCTGGTCGCGGAGTACGAGGACACGCTGGCCAACCCCTACCAGGCGGCCGAGCGCGGCTACGTCGACGCGGTGATCGCGCCGCGTGAGACCCGCCGCGAGATCATCCGGTCGCTGCGGCTGCTGCGTGGCAAGCGCGAGGCGCTGCCGCCCAAGAAGCACGGCAACATCCCGCTGTGA
- a CDS encoding acetyl/propionyl/methylcrotonyl-CoA carboxylase subunit alpha, which yields MSNSHAPRKVLVANRGEIAVRVVRACKDAGIGSVAVYADPDRDALFARIADEAHALGGATPGESYLSIEKILDVARRSGADAVHPGYGFLAENADFARAVIDAGLTWIGPPPEAIDALGDKVRARHIAQKVGAPLVAGTPGPVSGAEEVVAFAREHGLPIAIKAAYGGGGRGLKVARTLEEVPELYESAAREAVTAFGRGECFVERYLDRPRHVETQCLADAHGNVVVVSTRDCSLQRRHQKLVEEAPAPFLSAEQVRVLHESSKAILREAGYVGAGTCEFLVGQDGVISFLEVNTRLQVEHPVTEEVTGIDLVREMFRIAAGERLGYDDPEARGHSIEFRINAEDAGRGFLPAPGTLLRWRPPSGPGVRLDGGYEQGETVPASFDSLIAKLVVTGRDRTQALERARRALGEFTVEGMPTVIPFHRAVVGDPAFVGDGRSFDVHTRWIETEFGNTIAPYDGATDAATGGAEPAERERVTVEVGGRRLEVVLPAGLGAVAGGSASTAAARPRRSGGRRAAPVAGGDSLISPMQGTIVKVAVEDGTTVAEGDLVVVLEAMKMEQPLTAHRAGTVTGLSAVAGAIVTAGTAICQIKD from the coding sequence GTGAGCAACTCCCACGCGCCGCGCAAGGTGCTCGTCGCCAACCGCGGTGAGATCGCCGTCCGTGTCGTCCGCGCGTGCAAGGACGCCGGCATCGGCAGCGTCGCGGTGTACGCCGACCCCGACCGCGACGCGCTCTTCGCCCGGATCGCCGACGAGGCCCACGCCCTCGGCGGCGCCACACCGGGCGAGTCCTACCTGTCCATCGAGAAGATCCTCGACGTGGCCCGCAGGTCCGGCGCCGACGCCGTGCATCCCGGATACGGTTTCCTCGCCGAGAACGCGGACTTCGCGCGAGCCGTGATCGACGCCGGCCTGACCTGGATCGGCCCGCCGCCCGAGGCGATCGACGCGCTCGGCGACAAGGTGCGGGCGCGCCACATCGCGCAGAAGGTCGGCGCTCCGCTGGTGGCCGGCACCCCCGGCCCGGTCTCCGGCGCCGAGGAGGTCGTGGCGTTCGCCCGCGAGCACGGGCTGCCGATCGCGATCAAGGCGGCCTACGGCGGCGGGGGCCGTGGCCTGAAGGTGGCGCGCACCCTTGAGGAGGTGCCGGAGCTGTACGAGTCGGCGGCGCGGGAGGCGGTGACGGCGTTCGGCCGGGGCGAGTGCTTCGTCGAGCGCTATCTCGACCGGCCACGCCATGTCGAGACCCAGTGCCTGGCCGACGCCCATGGCAACGTCGTCGTGGTGTCCACGCGCGACTGCTCGCTGCAGCGCCGCCACCAGAAGCTGGTCGAGGAGGCTCCGGCGCCGTTCCTGTCCGCCGAGCAGGTCCGCGTCCTTCACGAGTCGTCCAAGGCCATCCTGCGCGAGGCCGGTTACGTGGGCGCGGGCACGTGCGAGTTCCTCGTGGGCCAGGACGGCGTGATCTCCTTCCTTGAGGTCAACACCCGGCTGCAGGTCGAGCACCCGGTGACCGAGGAGGTGACCGGCATCGACCTGGTGCGCGAGATGTTCCGCATCGCCGCCGGCGAGAGGCTCGGATACGACGACCCCGAGGCGCGCGGCCACTCGATCGAGTTCCGGATCAACGCCGAGGACGCCGGCCGCGGCTTCCTGCCCGCCCCGGGCACGCTCCTTCGCTGGCGGCCCCCCTCCGGCCCCGGCGTCCGCCTCGACGGCGGCTACGAGCAGGGCGAGACGGTGCCCGCCTCCTTCGACTCCCTCATCGCCAAACTCGTCGTCACCGGTCGCGACCGCACGCAGGCGCTGGAGCGGGCACGCCGGGCTCTGGGGGAGTTCACGGTCGAGGGCATGCCCACGGTGATCCCCTTCCACCGCGCCGTGGTCGGCGATCCGGCGTTCGTCGGCGACGGCCGCTCCTTCGACGTCCACACCCGCTGGATCGAGACCGAGTTCGGCAACACGATCGCGCCCTACGACGGGGCCACCGACGCTGCCACCGGCGGCGCCGAGCCCGCCGAGCGTGAGCGTGTGACCGTCGAGGTCGGCGGCAGGCGCCTGGAGGTCGTGCTGCCCGCCGGGCTCGGGGCCGTCGCCGGCGGGTCCGCGAGCACGGCCGCCGCGAGACCCAGGCGCTCCGGGGGCAGGAGGGCCGCCCCCGTGGCGGGCGGCGACTCGCTGATCTCCCCCATGCAGGGAACCATCGTCAAGGTCGCCGTCGAGGACGGCACGACGGTCGCGGAGGGCGACCTCGTCGTGGTCCTCGAAGCGATGAAGATGGAGCAGCCGCTCACCGCCCACCGGGCGGGAACCGTCACCGGCCTGTCCGCCGTGGCCGGGGCCATTGTGACCGCCGGCACCGCCATCTGCCAGATCAAGGACTGA
- a CDS encoding TetR family transcriptional regulator — MPIPPIGRRLAEAAIALFNERGYDETTVDDIAARAGVSRSTFFRYYRSKEEVIFPDHDALLAKVQARLKASTADTAIVAICDAVRIVLAQYVEDAEVSLRRYRLVGQVPALRDREIAVVARYQRLFREYVGDWLGDSTDAVLRAELMASSVVAAHNQVLRGWLRAGGAYDPFGPLDHALQYVIATFRHLEKPQEPGGDDDQIVVAAFPRSASPEVVMETVRAYLRARP; from the coding sequence ATGCCCATACCGCCCATCGGCCGGCGTCTCGCCGAGGCGGCGATCGCCCTGTTCAACGAGCGCGGCTACGACGAGACCACCGTCGACGACATCGCGGCCCGGGCGGGCGTCAGCCGCAGCACGTTCTTCCGGTACTACCGCTCCAAGGAAGAGGTGATCTTCCCCGATCACGACGCGCTCCTGGCGAAGGTGCAGGCACGGCTGAAGGCGTCCACCGCCGACACCGCCATCGTCGCCATATGCGACGCGGTCCGCATCGTGCTGGCGCAGTACGTGGAGGACGCCGAGGTGTCGCTGCGCAGGTATCGCCTGGTGGGGCAGGTCCCCGCGCTGCGCGACCGCGAGATCGCCGTCGTCGCCCGCTACCAGCGGCTGTTCCGCGAGTACGTCGGTGACTGGCTGGGCGACTCGACCGACGCCGTCCTCCGCGCCGAGCTCATGGCCTCCTCCGTCGTGGCGGCCCACAACCAGGTGCTCCGCGGGTGGCTGCGCGCGGGCGGCGCGTACGACCCCTTCGGTCCCCTGGACCACGCGCTCCAGTACGTCATCGCGACGTTCCGGCACCTGGAGAAGCCGCAGGAGCCGGGCGGCGACGACGATCAGATCGTCGTCGCCGCCTTCCCGCGGTCGGCGTCGCCGGAGGTCGTGATGGAGACCGTCCGGGCATACCTGCGGGCGCGACCGTGA
- a CDS encoding acyl-CoA carboxylase epsilon subunit: MSDTDTGATTGPALLRVVRGDPSPEELAALVAAVLARTTRPAAPPPAHPRGWAAYRHTQRLPLSPGPGGWRESRRTLGGLQ, from the coding sequence GTGAGCGACACGGACACGGGCGCGACGACGGGACCGGCCCTGCTGCGGGTGGTCAGGGGCGACCCGTCGCCGGAGGAACTGGCCGCGCTCGTCGCGGCCGTCCTCGCCCGTACGACGCGTCCCGCCGCCCCGCCGCCCGCCCACCCGCGCGGCTGGGCCGCGTACCGGCACACGCAACGCCTGCCCCTGTCCCCCGGCCCGGGTGGCTGGCGGGAATCGAGGCGAACGCTTGGAGGACTTCAGTGA
- a CDS encoding substrate-binding domain-containing protein, with translation MNAKKFGILLAAGALAAGLNACSSAAEAPAGTTGATASGDGSYTIGVANFTLGGPYFSGMDKAIAAQAKEKGNVEIISTDANGDAAKLASNVEDLLSKNVDAVIISGGPLESAPAALNSIKAAGKPVVLVDRKFQTGEYTSWIGPDNKAIGVQNGQFLAGKLPDGGKVGIIKGGPADNSIGLARTDGVKSVLSTAKGITLVEAPDFGNWGSDGGLTVMESLLATNPDLAAVFCENDAMCLGAQRAIADAGKSKQIIIAGVDGQAEALKAILDGTNYMVTGLNDADDIGSLGLDRAVEILGGATVEKDTVVPSPQVTKENAAKYLDPDGGF, from the coding sequence ATGAACGCGAAGAAGTTCGGCATCCTGCTGGCCGCCGGCGCCCTCGCCGCCGGTCTGAACGCCTGCTCGTCCGCCGCGGAGGCGCCCGCCGGCACCACGGGCGCCACCGCCTCCGGTGACGGCTCCTACACGATCGGCGTCGCGAACTTCACGCTGGGCGGCCCCTACTTCAGCGGCATGGACAAGGCGATCGCCGCCCAGGCCAAGGAGAAGGGCAACGTCGAGATCATCAGCACCGACGCGAACGGCGACGCCGCCAAGCTCGCCTCCAACGTCGAGGACCTGCTGAGCAAGAACGTCGACGCCGTCATCATCTCCGGCGGCCCGCTCGAGTCCGCGCCCGCGGCGCTCAACTCGATCAAGGCGGCGGGCAAGCCGGTGGTCCTCGTCGACCGCAAGTTCCAGACCGGGGAGTACACCAGCTGGATCGGCCCGGACAACAAGGCGATCGGCGTGCAGAACGGCCAGTTCCTCGCCGGGAAGCTGCCCGACGGAGGCAAGGTCGGCATCATCAAGGGCGGCCCCGCCGACAACAGCATCGGCCTGGCCCGCACCGACGGCGTGAAGTCGGTGCTCTCGACCGCCAAGGGCATCACGCTCGTCGAGGCCCCCGACTTCGGCAACTGGGGCTCCGACGGCGGGCTGACCGTGATGGAGAGCCTGCTGGCGACCAACCCCGACCTCGCCGCCGTGTTCTGCGAGAACGACGCGATGTGCCTGGGCGCGCAGAGGGCCATCGCCGACGCCGGAAAGTCGAAGCAGATCATCATCGCCGGTGTCGACGGGCAGGCCGAAGCGCTCAAGGCGATCCTCGACGGCACCAACTACATGGTGACCGGCCTGAACGACGCGGACGACATCGGCAGCCTGGGACTGGACCGCGCGGTCGAGATCCTCGGCGGCGCCACGGTCGAGAAGGACACCGTGGTGCCCTCCCCGCAGGTCACCAAGGAGAACGCGGCCAAGTACCTCGACCCCGACGGCGGATTCTGA
- a CDS encoding alpha/beta fold hydrolase: MKPAHAWRRLTMFAPMAALAMIATPMAAPSATGAQARASSALTGQPSPCPSPGRSKPTVVLVHGAWADASSWDGEVEALQRAGYVARAIANPLRNLTGDAATVADFLKTVSGPIVLVGHSYGGSVITNAAAGVPNVKALVYVDAAVPDIGETTGQLSGSDSALNKDPASLYDMASYPGAPQGAKDLYLKQDFFTRSFASDLPRDTASRLWASQRAASTSAFMTPSKAAAWKTIPSWSFISTGDRIITPASGRSMANRARSKVTEFRGGSHLTLISHPDAVTAVIGSAICSVR; encoded by the coding sequence ATGAAACCTGCACACGCCTGGCGACGGCTCACGATGTTCGCGCCCATGGCGGCACTCGCGATGATCGCCACACCGATGGCGGCGCCGTCGGCGACCGGCGCCCAGGCGCGTGCGTCATCCGCGCTCACAGGTCAGCCGTCGCCCTGTCCGTCGCCGGGCCGCTCCAAGCCCACGGTCGTCCTGGTGCACGGCGCCTGGGCCGACGCCTCAAGCTGGGACGGCGAGGTGGAGGCTCTGCAACGAGCGGGTTACGTCGCGCGGGCCATAGCCAATCCGCTCCGGAACCTCACCGGCGACGCCGCGACCGTCGCCGACTTCCTGAAGACCGTTTCCGGCCCGATCGTGCTCGTCGGACACTCCTACGGGGGGTCAGTGATCACGAACGCCGCCGCGGGCGTCCCGAACGTCAAGGCCCTCGTGTACGTCGACGCGGCGGTGCCCGACATCGGGGAGACCACCGGCCAGCTCAGCGGCTCCGACTCCGCCCTCAACAAGGATCCCGCCTCCCTCTACGACATGGCTTCCTACCCGGGAGCGCCTCAGGGAGCGAAGGACCTCTACCTCAAGCAGGACTTCTTCACCCGCTCGTTCGCCTCGGACCTGCCCCGGGACACCGCCTCCCGGCTGTGGGCCTCGCAGCGAGCCGCCTCGACCAGCGCGTTCATGACGCCGTCGAAGGCCGCGGCGTGGAAGACGATCCCCTCCTGGTCCTTCATCAGCACCGGCGACCGGATCATCACCCCGGCTTCGGGGCGGTCCATGGCCAACCGGGCGCGCTCGAAGGTCACCGAGTTCCGCGGCGGTTCCCACCTGACCCTGATATCGCACCCGGACGCGGTGACGGCGGTGATCGGATCAGCGATCTGCTCCGTACGCTGA
- a CDS encoding carbohydrate ABC transporter permease gives MSRSRAARIAAYVALALYAVISVYPFLWMVSGAFKSRTEILQGGHLIPRSPTLDTLVTTWSQLRFVEYFGNSLLVTGSTVVGVLVVYSLASYAFAVLNFPGRKVLFWFFVSLLFVPGITVLLPVVILEKELGILGTHLGLVLPFVNGTAPLTVLLLTNSYSSIPRELREAARADGAGEPRIFWSIYLPLVRPAHITIAVLTAVPTWNEYVLTRVSISDPSLYTLPLGLETLLSSEVPRYNEVMAASLILVLPVIALFLFLQRYFVNGLVGAIKG, from the coding sequence ATGAGCAGATCCCGTGCGGCCAGGATCGCCGCCTACGTGGCGCTGGCCCTCTACGCGGTGATCAGCGTGTATCCGTTCCTGTGGATGGTCTCGGGCGCCTTCAAGAGCAGGACCGAGATCCTCCAGGGCGGGCATCTCATCCCGCGGAGCCCCACGCTGGACACGCTCGTGACCACCTGGAGCCAGCTGCGCTTCGTCGAGTACTTCGGCAACAGCCTCCTCGTCACCGGCTCGACCGTCGTCGGTGTCCTGGTCGTCTACAGCCTGGCCTCCTACGCCTTCGCCGTGCTGAACTTCCCCGGGCGCAAGGTGCTGTTCTGGTTCTTCGTGTCGCTGCTGTTCGTCCCCGGCATCACCGTGCTGCTGCCCGTGGTGATCCTGGAGAAGGAACTGGGCATCCTCGGCACGCATCTCGGGCTGGTGCTGCCGTTCGTCAACGGCACCGCCCCGCTGACCGTCCTGCTGCTGACCAACAGCTACAGCTCGATCCCCCGGGAGCTGCGCGAGGCGGCTCGCGCCGACGGAGCGGGGGAGCCGCGCATCTTCTGGTCGATCTACCTGCCGCTGGTCAGGCCCGCGCACATCACGATCGCCGTGCTGACCGCGGTGCCGACCTGGAACGAGTACGTCCTGACCCGCGTGTCGATCAGTGACCCGTCCCTCTACACGCTGCCGCTCGGCCTGGAGACCCTGCTCTCGAGCGAGGTGCCGCGCTACAACGAGGTGATGGCCGCGTCGCTGATCCTCGTGCTCCCGGTCATCGCGCTCTTCCTCTTCCTGCAGCGCTACTTCGTCAACGGGCTCGTCGGCGCGATCAAGGGCTGA
- a CDS encoding ROK family transcriptional regulator yields MTQGEENFARLTRGGVQPAGHASLRRANLSLVLRHLRNHGSSSRADIAEATGLHRATVSNLMAELLDRRLVREVGIEHAGAVGRPRRAVALDGAHVGILGLEINVDYVAVHGTDLGGRVLVERRVGFDAMGSGPNQALRELGRVARAAVDELVLAGTRPAGVGVGVPGLVDVGHGVVALAPNLGWRDVPLASWLSIALGNLGVPVTVDNDANLAALAEYTSGVAAGTPDMVYLTGEVGVGGGIIVDGHLLRGADGFSGEVGHLPVDPGGHRCGCGRNGCWETKVGLAALVRTATPDQAYGLGAVPVLGPEERVAEIARGLAEGDPLMIEAVAEVGRWLGLGGSILVNLFNPRVIVVGGYFATLAQWLLPFAQAELEHLVVAGPAARCRFVASGLGFGAASLGAANVVINQLIDDPVAIGSAPGAVPQGSPSGPGRPLIDPDLISP; encoded by the coding sequence GTGACGCAGGGGGAGGAGAACTTCGCCCGTCTGACGAGGGGCGGCGTCCAGCCGGCGGGCCACGCCTCACTGCGCCGGGCCAACCTCTCTCTGGTCCTGCGGCACCTGCGCAACCACGGCTCCAGTTCCCGCGCGGACATCGCGGAGGCGACGGGCCTGCATCGTGCCACCGTCTCCAATCTGATGGCCGAGCTCCTCGACCGGAGGCTGGTGCGCGAGGTCGGCATCGAGCACGCGGGGGCGGTCGGCCGTCCCCGGCGGGCGGTGGCGCTCGACGGCGCCCACGTCGGGATCCTCGGCCTGGAGATCAATGTGGACTACGTCGCGGTCCACGGCACCGACCTCGGCGGACGCGTCCTGGTGGAGCGCCGCGTGGGCTTCGACGCGATGGGCAGCGGCCCCAACCAGGCGCTGCGCGAGCTCGGCCGGGTGGCCCGCGCCGCCGTCGACGAGCTCGTCCTGGCCGGCACCCGTCCCGCGGGCGTCGGGGTGGGCGTGCCCGGACTGGTCGACGTCGGCCACGGCGTGGTCGCGCTCGCGCCGAACCTCGGCTGGCGCGACGTGCCCCTCGCCTCCTGGCTGTCCATCGCGCTCGGCAACCTGGGCGTGCCCGTGACGGTGGACAACGACGCCAACCTCGCGGCGCTGGCCGAATACACCTCGGGCGTCGCCGCGGGGACGCCCGACATGGTCTACCTGACCGGTGAGGTCGGCGTCGGCGGCGGCATCATCGTCGACGGCCACCTGCTGCGCGGCGCCGACGGCTTCTCCGGCGAGGTCGGGCATCTGCCCGTCGACCCCGGTGGCCACCGGTGCGGCTGCGGGCGCAACGGCTGCTGGGAGACCAAGGTCGGGCTCGCGGCGCTGGTGCGCACGGCGACACCCGACCAGGCCTACGGACTGGGCGCCGTCCCGGTGCTCGGCCCCGAGGAGCGGGTGGCGGAGATCGCCCGCGGGCTGGCCGAGGGCGATCCGCTGATGATCGAGGCCGTGGCGGAGGTCGGCCGGTGGCTCGGGCTCGGCGGCTCGATCCTGGTCAACCTCTTCAACCCGCGCGTCATCGTCGTCGGCGGCTACTTCGCCACGCTGGCCCAGTGGCTCCTCCCCTTCGCCCAGGCGGAGCTGGAGCACCTGGTCGTCGCCGGGCCGGCCGCCCGGTGCCGCTTCGTCGCCTCCGGCCTCGGTTTCGGCGCCGCGTCCCTGGGCGCCGCGAACGTCGTGATCAACCAGCTCATCGACGACCCCGTCGCGATCGGCTCGGCACCGGGCGCCGTGCCCCAGGGCTCCCCGTCAGGTCCGGGCCGGCCCCTGATCGACCCGGACCTGATCAGCCCTTGA